The proteins below are encoded in one region of Pontibacter deserti:
- a CDS encoding RrF2 family transcriptional regulator, with amino-acid sequence MLSKTTEYALRAIVYIALNDAQGLKVGIKEIAKELELPAHFMGKILQDLVRKGVIASVKGPGGGFFLHRQASEISLLEVVKTIDGLEAFRKCGMGMKQCSDTHPCPLHDEIKAYRNQLLRVFDTKTIQTLVDGINSGEYYITNLHEELPKESISEPGSKE; translated from the coding sequence ATGTTATCGAAAACAACGGAATATGCCCTGCGCGCCATTGTATACATCGCTCTGAACGATGCACAGGGGCTTAAAGTAGGCATCAAGGAAATAGCGAAGGAGTTGGAACTGCCCGCGCATTTTATGGGCAAGATCCTGCAGGACCTGGTTCGTAAAGGAGTGATCGCATCTGTAAAAGGACCGGGTGGCGGGTTTTTCCTGCATCGCCAGGCCAGCGAAATCAGCCTGCTGGAGGTAGTAAAAACAATAGACGGACTGGAAGCTTTCCGGAAGTGCGGCATGGGCATGAAGCAGTGCTCCGATACACATCCCTGCCCGTTGCACGACGAGATAAAAGCTTACCGCAACCAATTGCTACGGGTATTTGATACGAAAACAATACAAACGCTGGTAGATGGGATTAACTCAGGGGAGTATTATATTACCAACCTGCACGAAGAGCTGCCAAAAGAAAGTATATCCGAACCCGGATCAAAGGAATAA